Genomic DNA from Setaria italica strain Yugu1 chromosome V, Setaria_italica_v2.0, whole genome shotgun sequence:
GTGCTGCATTTATGCTTTCCAGTTTCCCCACCCGCCGATCCGCCGCCGGTGTCCGGTCCGGTCCGGTCCGGTCCGCCTTTCTCCTCTCCCGAGGTCATCGGCTCACCGTAGTTTTACTGTCCTTTCAGTTTACCTCCGTCTCCAAGACTTCATCTGACCGTCCACGACACTAGTCCAGCCTCGCATCCACCGCTCGTCGCGAGTTACCGCACAGTCCTCTGCCCTGGGGTACGGTAAATTCGCTAACCTTCGTGGCAATTACTCCAGCGGCGCCGCCACTCCGGTTCAACTCAACCAGTGAGCGGCCATCCTTGTCGCTGTCCACCTCGGCACCACCGCACCCTTCCCCCCTCTCCGCCGCAGATTCTCAAACCCTAGCCGGCACCACACGCGATCGACGGAGGGGAGAGGCGCGTGGCGACCGGTTCCTCTCTCGGCGGTTGATggcggaggacggcgaggagaagcTGCTCGCCACGGTGCAGCACATCGTCCAGACCCTGGGCCGCACCGACACCATGACGGAGGATATACTCAAGGTCTTCTCCAACTACGACGGCCGCCTCTCGCTCGACAAGCTCTACGCCACGCgcgccgcggctgcggcggccgcggtcggaGGGCCCGGGGAGCGCTCCGTCCCTGCCTCGccgcccatgccgccgccgccggtggcgccgtcggccgcggcggggatGCCGCCGGTGACGTCGCTGGAGCGGACCGTGCGCACGCTGGACCGGCAGATCTCGCAGTTCGTCGCGATGGATAGGCTCATATGGGCGGACTCGGCGGACGCGGACGCGTTCCTGGAGGCGGTGGACGACCTCATCGGCACCGTCCAGGAGCTCGACGCGGCCGGGACCAACCGCGGGCTGCTCGACCGCGCCGACGAGCTGCTGAGCCGGTGCATGGCCCGGCTGGAGGACGAGTTTCGGGCGCTCATCGAGCGCCCCGACGACGCGGCGCCTCAGGTGCCCGGTGGGTTCGGGTCTGATgagagcgaggaggaggactaCGACGCGGATGACGGCTTCGGCGACGAGCCAATCCCAATCGCCAAGCCGGTCTCGGACTTCGACGTGGTCATCGATGCTCTCCCCCCGGGCTCGGTCTCCGACGTCCACCAGATTGCCCGGCGGATGGTGGACGCCGGCTTCGGCCGCGAGTGTGCCGAGGCATACGCGACCGCACGCCGTGGTTTCATCGACGAGAGCGTCGCTCGCCTCGGCATTCGCTCCCGAACAACCGAGGAGGTCCATTCCTTACCATGGGAGGAGCTCGAGTTCGACATTGCTCGCTGGATTCCGGCCTTCAAGATGGTGTTTCGGATCCTAATCCCCAGCGAGCGCCGCCTCTGCGACCGTGTCTTCGACGGCCTCGCCCCGTATGGCGACCTTGCGTTTGTTGCCGCCGTGCGCACCCAGGGGCTTCAGC
This window encodes:
- the LOC101785143 gene encoding exocyst complex component EXO70B1; translated protein: MAEDGEEKLLATVQHIVQTLGRTDTMTEDILKVFSNYDGRLSLDKLYATRAAAAAAAVGGPGERSVPASPPMPPPPVAPSAAAGMPPVTSLERTVRTLDRQISQFVAMDRLIWADSADADAFLEAVDDLIGTVQELDAAGTNRGLLDRADELLSRCMARLEDEFRALIERPDDAAPQVPGGFGSDESEEEDYDADDGFGDEPIPIAKPVSDFDVVIDALPPGSVSDVHQIARRMVDAGFGRECAEAYATARRGFIDESVARLGIRSRTTEEVHSLPWEELEFDIARWIPAFKMVFRILIPSERRLCDRVFDGLAPYGDLAFVAAVRTQGLQLISFGDAVAAASRAPERLFRVIDMYEAVRDLLPDLDPVFSDPYSAALRAEVSAVCSTLGSSIKGIFMELENLIRRDPARVAVPGGGIHPITRYVMNYLRAACGSRQTLEEVMEGDLGAVGAAAIAVDPDRPTSSLAVHIAWIMDVLHKNLETKSKIYRDPPLASIFLMNNGKYIIHKVNDSELGILLGDEWMKQMMSRVRRWSMEYQRGAWAKVMSVLQTGGSGVGSITAKAMLQKMQMFNSYLEEICAVQSDWVIADEQLRADVKSAIVDSVMPAYRGLIGSLRSSPEAARDLFIKYTPEDVQARIQHLFEGVAK